Proteins co-encoded in one Gossypium arboreum isolate Shixiya-1 chromosome 11, ASM2569848v2, whole genome shotgun sequence genomic window:
- the LOC108472033 gene encoding disease resistance protein RPV1-like has product MGRKIVREKSIDEPGRRCRLWEERDVYHLLTKATATEIIEGLIIDNKRELNKTLTLNGDIFLKMKRLRLLKVHCLPNCCDLTYLSNELRLLEWSGYSLRSLPLGFQPENLVVLLLPYSNIEQLWKENTPLYKLKVLNLKGSENLIKAPDVTTAPNLEILVLEGCTRLVYVHPSVGVLTRLKLLNLGGCKSLRSFPTRIGMESLEMLTLSGCSKLQSFPEIDGKMECLLEVCFDGTNIKELPSSIGNLRRLEVLNLKDCKSLRSFPTKIGMESLEKLILSGCSNLKRVPEIDGKMECLQELYLDGTGIKELPISIGNLSSLVLLNLKDCRNLVDLPGSIGGCKSLKSLNLSGCYKVEYLPENLQQIEFLEELDLSETSMTKPPLFIFQFKNLKVLSFNGRKGPPSKLQKYLLKVIQKGRTNFMAPMLPSLLGLSSLTKLNLRDCNLCEGDIPSDICRLSSLIYLDLGGNNFISIPSCLTQFSKLGFLRLSDCRALKSLPELVTRINFVHINGCASLEIVANRSKVCNSNYRSGYWSDIVGVNCFRLAENIDALTLLKKHLKVFGNSREIFDIILPGSEIPEWFSQQRGVSWIKIDLPLEVRNDSQWMGVVLCCIFVSDDASRDEYLMCRAAIHGRYSRQGNCTQSNFQGRNPRVVNCSGWRVNVDFDSPVLKDHILIRYLSRDELYPISLEDKCGERETNNLLTTNCLDPGCHQLELSFERHNSVKVKKCGVRIVYERDLEEMEQIQELHSNQCWANFEDIQQHSTDDGSIGNGSLIKRKRNIYEEMDEGPQPKRLQKIFSSIMGRLGKKH; this is encoded by the exons atgggaagaaaaattGTTAGGGAAAAATCTATCGATGAACCTGGAAGACGTTGCAGATTGTGGGAGGAAAGAGATGTATATCATTTGCTAACAAAAGCAACT GCTACAGAAATTATTGAAGGCTTAATCATCGACAATAAAAG GGAATTGAACAAGACTCTCACTTTGAATGGGGATATTTTCTTGAAGATGAAAAGATTAAGATTGCTCAAAGTCCATTGTCTTCCAAATTGTTGTGATCTCACCTACCTTTCTAATGAGCTACGACTTTTAGAATGGTCAGGATATTCTTTAAGATCTCTGCCTTTAGGCTTCCAACCGGAAAATCTTGTTGTACTTCTCTTGCCTTATAGCAATATTGAACAACTGTGGAAGGAAAATACA CCCCTGTATAAGTTGAAAGTGCTCAACCTCAAAGGGTCGGAAAACCTGATCAAGGCACCAGACGTCACAACTGCCCCaaatcttgaaattttggttTTGGAAGGTTGTACTAGATTAGTATATGTCCATCCATCTGTTGGAGTTCTTACAAGGCTTAAGCTTTTGAATTTAGGAGGCTGCAAAAGTCTGAGGAGTTTTCCAACCAGAATTGGAATGGAATCCCTTGAAATGTTAACTCTTTCAGGTTGCTCAAAACTTCAAAGCTTTCCAGAGATTGATGGGAAAATGGAATGTTTGTTGGAGGTTTGTTTTGATGGGACAAACATTAAAGAGCTACCTTCTTCAATCGGAAATCTCAGAAgacttgaagttttgaatttaaaaGACTGTAAAAGTCTGAGGAGTTTTCCAACCAAAATTGGAATGGAATCTCTTGAAAAGTTAATTCTTTCAGGTTGTTCCAATCTTAAAAGGGTTCCAGAGATTGATGGAAAAATGGAATGCCTGCAAGAGCTTTATTTAGATGGGACGGGCATTAAAGAGCTACCTATTTCAATTGGAAATCTGAGCAgtcttgttttgttaaatttgaaaGATTGCAGGAACCTTGTGGATCTGCCCGGTAGCATAGGTGGGTGTAAAAGTTTAAAATCTCTTAATCTTTCTGGTTGTTATAAAGTTGAATATTTGCCAGAGAATTTGCAGCAAATAGAATTCTTGGAGGAGCTTGACTTAAGTGAAACATCCATGACAAAACCACCACTcttcatttttcaatttaaaaatcttaAAGTTCTTTCTTTTAATGGGAGAAAGGGACCTCCTTCCAAGTTACAAAAATATCTGTTAAAGGTAATCCAAAAAGGAAGGACAAATTTCATGGCTCCGATGTTGCCTTCGTTGTTAGGTTTGAGTTCATTAACAAAGCTGAATCTAAGGGACTGCAATCTTTGTGAAGGAGATATTCCTAGTGATATTTGTCGCCTATCCTCTTTGATATACCTTGATCTTGGTGGTAACAACTTCATCAGCATACCTTCGTGTCTTACTCAATTTTCCAAGCTTGGATTTCTTAGATTGTCAGATTGCAGGGCGCTGAAATCGTTGCCTGAGCTTGTAACTAGAATAAATTTTGTACACATAAATGGTTGTGCTTCTCTGGAAATAGTTGCAAATCGATCAAAAGTTTGCAATTCAAATTATCGGTCAGGTTATTGGTCAGATATAGTAGGTGTTAATTGCTTCAGATTGGCTGAGAACATCGATGCCTTAACATTGCTGAAAAAACATCTAAAG GTATTTGGAAATTCAAGAGAAATATTTGATATTATTCTACCTGGAAGTGAAATCCCAGAATGGTTTAGTCAACAAAGAGGTGTGTCTTGGATTAAGATAGATTTGCCTCTGGAAGTTCGGAATGATAGTCAATGGATGGGAGTTGTTTTGTGCTGCATTTTTGTCAGTGATGATGCTTCAAGGGATGAGTATCTCATGTGTAGAGCTGCTATCCATGGTAGATATTCTAGACAAGGCAATTGCACTCAATCTAATTTCCAGGGTAGAAATCCTCGAGTAGTCAATTGTAGTGGCTGGCGTGTAAATGTTGATTTTGACTCGCCCGTACTGAAGGACCACATTTTAATTCGTTATTTGTCGCGTGACGAGTTGTATCCAATTTCCTTGGAAGACAAATGTGGTGAACGAGAAACCAATAATTTACTGACAACAAATTGCTTAGATCCGGGATGCCATCAACTTGAGCTGTCTTTCGAAAGACATAACAGTGTTAAGGTGAAGAAGTGTGGTGTTAGAATAGTATATGAGAGAGATCTGGAAGAGATGGAACAAATACAAGAGCTGCATAGTAATCAGTGTTGGGCAAATTTTGAAGATATCCAGCAACACTCTACTGATGATGGATCAATAGGTAACGGTTCCCTAATAAAGCGAAAACGTAATATCTATGAGGAGATGGATGAAGGGCCGCAACCAAAACGACTGCAAAAAATTTTCAGTTCTATAATGGGCAGACTTGGGAAGAAGCACTAA